Sequence from the Luteibacter aegosomaticola genome:
GTCCCCATGTCGGGTCCCTGGCGGTTCAGCGTCGTCGGATCCATCGCGACCGAGAAAAACACCTGTAGCAGCTGGCCGTAACTCACCTGGGCGGGGTCGTAGACCACGCGCACGGATTCCGCATGGCCGGTATCGCCATCGCTCACGTCGTCATAGTTGGCATGGGCCGCATCGCCGCCCGTGTACCCGGTGCGCACGGCCTTCACGCCCTTGACGTGCTGGAACACGCCTTCGACACCCCAGAAGCAGCCCCCGGCGAACACGGCGGTGGCCTCGCCCGGCGCGCGGGCTGCATCCATGGCGGGCGCAGGGAGCTTGAGGCCCTCGTCACGGGCGGCGGCCGCAGAACAGGCGGTCAGGGCGGCGAGCATAAGCGGGAGCAGGAGCGGGCGGCGCATGGCGGTTCTCCGTCAGGGGACAAGCCAATAGACCGGGGGCGGCGTGGTTTTATTACGCCACAGCCCCTACAGTACGACGCCCCCTGGCCGATACATACCGAACGGCGTGGGGATTCCCAGCGAGAAGGAGGCACGGGAAGGTGGCGTACGACCTGGTGGAGCGGCGAGTGTTCGTGTCCGATCTTGAGATCGGCATGTTCGTCAGTCGTCTGGATTGTGAGTGGTCGGATACCCCGTTCCCGTTGCAGGGCGTTCCGATTACCTGCCGTGAGGATATCGAGACCCTCGCGAAGTTCTGCAAGTATGTCTTCGTGGATACGCAGCGCCAGGTAGCGGTTTCACGGCTCGCCCCGGCCTCGGTCGCCCGGCCCGCCGCGGTCAAACCGCAGCCCGTCCGCGCTGCCCTGAATACGCGCCTCGTCACGCAACACGCCTATACCGATACCGCCTCGTTCGACGACGAGATGCCGCGGGCTCGTGAAGCTTTCGACACCGTCTCCGCATTCGCTGAGCAGCTGGTCGCCGATATCCACGCCGGCAAGGCCATCGATCCGCAATCGCTCGACGCCGCCGTGCGGCCCATGGTGGCCAGCGTGCTTCGCAGCGGCGATGCCTTTTTCTGGGTGGAGAGCCTGCGCCGCCACGATAGCTATACCTTCCGCCACGCCGTGGGTTGCAGCACCCTCGCCGCGACCTTCGGCAGGCACATGGGCTTCAACGGCGACGCGATCGTCAGCCTGGCCGCCGGTGGCCTGTTGATGGACGTGGGCAAGGCCCAGTTGCCGAAGGAGCTCCTGGAGCGCCAGGGGCCGCTTAACGACATGGAATGGGACATCGCCCGTCACCACGTGGAAGAGGGCGGCGCGATCCTCGATGCTGCCGGGGTGAACGACCAGGAAGTGCGCGACATGGTGCTGACCCACCACGAGCGCTTCGATGGCACGGGTTACCCAGGAGGCCTGGCAGGTACCGAGATTCCGCTGGCGGGCCGCATGGCCGCCATCATCGATACGTACCACGCCATGTGCACCCCACGTCCCTACCGGCCCGCGGTGTCCCAGCACCTCGCGCTGCGCCAGCTCTATCAGGGTAGAGATCGTGAGTACCAGGGTGAGCTGGTCGAACAGTTCCAGGCCTGCATGGGGGTGTATCCCACCGGGTCGCTGGTGGAGCTGAACACCGGCGAGGTCGCCGTCGTGATGGTCCAGAACCAGTCGCGGCGCCTGCAACCACGTGTGGCCATCCTGGCCGGCGCGGATAAAGCCCAGCTCGATGACTTCCGCATCGTCGACCTGATGCGCCAGGCTGAGGGTGTCCACCGCGAAATCCAGCGCACGCTCCCGGCCGGTTCGTACGGTATCGATCCCGCGGAGTTCTTCCTCGCATGAGCGAACGCGCCCACCTGCTGCCGGCCCTCCAGGGCCGCCTCGACCGGGCCCGGCAGGAGCCGGGTTTGTGTGCATTGCTGGTGGTCCGCCTGCGTGGCATGCGCGAGTCGCAATTGCGCCACGGTTATGAATTCGGTGACGCGATCATGCTTGCCGCGCGCGAGCGGATCGTGGCGGTGCTGCGCCATGTCGATACCGTCTACCTCGCGGGTGACGATAGCTTCGTCGTGGTGTTGCCCACCATCCGCAACCACACCCACGCGCTGCTTGCCGCGACACGCCTCGTAGGCGCGTTCGACGATACGCCGTTGATGCATGGCGATCGCAACTGGCACGGCCGCGTGGTCGTTGGCGTGGCGCTGTGTCCTGACCATGGCACCGACGCGGAATTGCTCTTCCGCCGTGCGGAGCTGGCCCACGATGAAGCCTTGCGCATTGGTGAGCCGTTCTCGATCTACCAGCCGGATTCGACGCCGGTGGAAATCCTTTACGGGGAACTGCGCGACGACATCGCGGCCAATAAGCTCGATGTGATGTTCCAGCCGCTCTTCGACCTGCGCAGCGGCAAGATCGTCAGCGTGGAATCGCTGGCGCGCTGGACCACGGCGGCCTACGGCGTCGTGCCACCCTCGGATTTCGTCCCGTTCGCCGAGCGCAGCGACCTCATCGTTCCGCTCACGCGCTGGAGCCTCAACGCCTCGCTACGCCACGCCGCTGCCTTGCATCGGGGCGGCGCGCCGCTGGACGTGGCGATCAATCTTTCACCGCGTGTGTTTGCGGAACAGGGCTTTGCCGAACAGCTGCTTGGCGCTCTGGATATATGGGCCGTGCCGGCGGATTCGGTGATCGTCGAGATCACCGAGACGGCGTTGCTCACCGACCTGGACATGAGCGTGCGCGTCCTGCGCCGCCTGCGCGACTGTGGCGTGCGCGTGGCCATCGATGATTTCGGCACGGGCTACGCGTCGTTTGCCTACCTGCGGCACTTCCCTGCGACCGAGCTGAAGATCGACCGGAGCTTTGTCGATGCCATGCTCACCGATGCCCGCACGGAGCAGGTGGTGCGCGCCATGATCGAGGTGGCCCACCGCCTGGGCCTCGACGCCGTGGCCGAGGGCGTGGAAAACGCGGAAACCATGCGCCTGCTCGACAACATGAACTGCGACATGGTCCAGGGCTACCACATCGGCCACCCGACGCTGGCCGAGACCTTCGTGGCCGAGCGGCTGGCCGCCCAGCCTTGAGGTTGCCCGGAGCGCGCTTGCGCGCGGTCCGGCCTAGCGGCTGAGTTCGAGGTACCGCGCGTGCAGCAGATCGACCGCGGCCGCCAGTTCGGCCTGGTCCCCATGGTTCTCGATGACATCATTCGCGATGGCCAGCCGCGCCTCGCGCGTGGCCTGCACGGCGATCATCTTCCGCGCGAGTGCTTCGTCGATACGGTCGCGCTGGATCAGCCGCGCGATGCGCACGTCTTCCGGCGCATCCACCACCAGGATCCGGTTTACCCACGCATAGTGCGCCTGGTTCTCGACCAGCAGCGGAATGGAAAGGATGCAATAGGGCCCGGTATCCGCGGCGGCGGCATCGCGCAGCCAGCTACGAATGCGCGGGTGCAGGATGCCTTCCAGCGTCGTGCGCGCCGACGGATCCGCGAACACCCGCTGGCGCATCGTCGCGCGATCGAGCCGGCCTTCTGCATCCAGCGCATCGGCACCGAACACACGGGCGACCTCAACCAGCGCTTCGGAACCGGGCTCGACCACGGCGCGTGCCGCCACATCGGCGTCATACGCGTGCACGCCCAGCGCCTCGAAACAGCGCTCCACCGCGCTCTTGCCCGCGGCGACGCCTCCGGTCAGCGCGACGACGAAGCGGCTCATCGCAGCCCGGTCAGGTGCAGGTAGGCGCCGAGGATGCCGTCGCCCCACAGGAACCACACCCAGCCCGCCGCGGCGATGTAGGGACCGAACGGGATGGGCACGTCACGTTGGTGCTTGAAGAACAGCATCAGCGAACCGCCCACGAGCGCACCGATCAGCGAGGAAAGCATGATGATCGGGAGCAGTGCGATCGGGCCCATCCAGGCACCCAGCGCGG
This genomic interval carries:
- a CDS encoding HD-GYP domain-containing protein — its product is MAYDLVERRVFVSDLEIGMFVSRLDCEWSDTPFPLQGVPITCREDIETLAKFCKYVFVDTQRQVAVSRLAPASVARPAAVKPQPVRAALNTRLVTQHAYTDTASFDDEMPRAREAFDTVSAFAEQLVADIHAGKAIDPQSLDAAVRPMVASVLRSGDAFFWVESLRRHDSYTFRHAVGCSTLAATFGRHMGFNGDAIVSLAAGGLLMDVGKAQLPKELLERQGPLNDMEWDIARHHVEEGGAILDAAGVNDQEVRDMVLTHHERFDGTGYPGGLAGTEIPLAGRMAAIIDTYHAMCTPRPYRPAVSQHLALRQLYQGRDREYQGELVEQFQACMGVYPTGSLVELNTGEVAVVMVQNQSRRLQPRVAILAGADKAQLDDFRIVDLMRQAEGVHREIQRTLPAGSYGIDPAEFFLA
- the msrA gene encoding peptide-methionine (S)-S-oxide reductase MsrA — encoded protein: MRRPLLLPLMLAALTACSAAAARDEGLKLPAPAMDAARAPGEATAVFAGGCFWGVEGVFQHVKGVKAVRTGYTGGDAAHANYDDVSDGDTGHAESVRVVYDPAQVSYGQLLQVFFSVAMDPTTLNRQGPDMGTQYRSAVFYATPEQEKLAKAYVAQLSAAHAFTSPIVTQVVPLKGFWLAEDEHQDYMRLNPDTMYIAINDRPKVLALQRIYPEMYTAGWANGR
- a CDS encoding putative bifunctional diguanylate cyclase/phosphodiesterase, whose translation is MSERAHLLPALQGRLDRARQEPGLCALLVVRLRGMRESQLRHGYEFGDAIMLAARERIVAVLRHVDTVYLAGDDSFVVVLPTIRNHTHALLAATRLVGAFDDTPLMHGDRNWHGRVVVGVALCPDHGTDAELLFRRAELAHDEALRIGEPFSIYQPDSTPVEILYGELRDDIAANKLDVMFQPLFDLRSGKIVSVESLARWTTAAYGVVPPSDFVPFAERSDLIVPLTRWSLNASLRHAAALHRGGAPLDVAINLSPRVFAEQGFAEQLLGALDIWAVPADSVIVEITETALLTDLDMSVRVLRRLRDCGVRVAIDDFGTGYASFAYLRHFPATELKIDRSFVDAMLTDARTEQVVRAMIEVAHRLGLDAVAEGVENAETMRLLDNMNCDMVQGYHIGHPTLAETFVAERLAAQP
- the coaE gene encoding dephospho-CoA kinase (Dephospho-CoA kinase (CoaE) performs the final step in coenzyme A biosynthesis.), which codes for MSRFVVALTGGVAAGKSAVERCFEALGVHAYDADVAARAVVEPGSEALVEVARVFGADALDAEGRLDRATMRQRVFADPSARTTLEGILHPRIRSWLRDAAAADTGPYCILSIPLLVENQAHYAWVNRILVVDAPEDVRIARLIQRDRIDEALARKMIAVQATREARLAIANDVIENHGDQAELAAAVDLLHARYLELSR